From the Pseudomonas baltica genome, one window contains:
- the aceF gene encoding dihydrolipoyllysine-residue acetyltransferase translates to MSEVIRVPDIGSGEGEVIELLVKVGDRIEADQSLLTLESDKASMEIPAPKAGVVKSLKVKLGDRLKEGDEVLELEVEGAAQAPAAAAPAPAAKAEAPAAAPAPAASAPAPAAAASSQDIHVPDIGSSGKAQIIEISVKVGDTVEADQSLITLESDKASMEIPSPAAGVVESISVKLSDEVGTGDLILVLKVAGAAPAAAPAKAEAPAAAAPAPAAAPAQAAAPAAASVQDIHVPDIGSSGKAKIIELSIKVGDSVEVDQSLITLESDKASMEIPSPAAGVVESISVKLDDEVGTGDLILKLKVAGAAPAAAPAQAAAPAAAAPAAETAKPAAAPAAPAAAPAAASGAKVHAGPAVRQLAREFGVELSAVGASGPHGRILKEDVQAYVKTMMQKAKEAPAAAAAGATGGAGIPPIPTVDFSRFGEIEEVPMTRLMQVGAANLHRSWLNVPHVTQFDQADITELEAFRVAQKAVAEKAGVKLTVLPLLLKACAHLLKELPDFNSSLAPSGKAIIRKKYVNVGFAVDTPDGLLVPVIKNVDQKSLLQLAGEAAALAEKARTKKLSSDDMQGACFTISSLGHIGGTGFTPIVNAPEVAILGVSKATIQPVWDGKAFQPKLMLPLSLSYDHRVINGAAAARFTKRLSDLLGDIRTILL, encoded by the coding sequence GTGAGTGAAGTCATTCGCGTACCCGACATCGGCAGCGGTGAAGGTGAAGTCATCGAACTGCTGGTCAAGGTCGGTGATCGCATCGAAGCCGACCAGAGCCTGCTGACCCTCGAGTCGGACAAGGCCAGCATGGAGATTCCGGCCCCCAAGGCCGGCGTCGTCAAGAGCCTCAAGGTCAAGCTGGGCGATCGCCTGAAAGAAGGCGACGAAGTCCTGGAGCTGGAAGTCGAAGGCGCTGCGCAAGCCCCTGCGGCCGCCGCCCCTGCACCCGCTGCCAAGGCCGAAGCGCCTGCCGCTGCGCCCGCCCCTGCCGCTAGCGCTCCGGCGCCGGCTGCCGCGGCATCGAGCCAGGACATCCACGTGCCGGACATCGGTTCGTCGGGCAAGGCACAGATCATCGAGATTTCGGTCAAGGTCGGCGATACCGTCGAAGCTGATCAATCCTTGATCACCCTCGAGTCAGACAAGGCCAGCATGGAGATTCCATCCCCTGCTGCCGGTGTGGTCGAGAGCATCAGCGTCAAGCTCAGCGACGAAGTCGGCACTGGCGACCTGATCCTGGTATTGAAAGTGGCCGGTGCTGCACCGGCTGCTGCGCCTGCCAAGGCTGAAGCACCTGCCGCAGCTGCTCCAGCGCCTGCCGCCGCGCCTGCTCAGGCCGCTGCCCCTGCTGCTGCCAGCGTCCAGGACATCCATGTCCCGGATATCGGTTCGTCAGGCAAAGCCAAGATCATCGAGCTATCGATCAAGGTCGGCGACAGCGTCGAGGTTGATCAATCGCTGATCACTCTGGAATCGGACAAGGCCAGCATGGAGATTCCATCCCCTGCTGCCGGCGTGGTCGAAAGCATCAGCGTCAAGCTGGACGACGAAGTCGGTACCGGCGACCTGATTCTCAAGCTGAAAGTGGCCGGTGCTGCGCCGGCTGCCGCTCCGGCGCAAGCCGCTGCACCGGCTGCCGCCGCGCCTGCCGCTGAAACCGCCAAGCCTGCTGCTGCACCTGCTGCACCTGCGGCGGCCCCGGCTGCTGCGTCGGGAGCCAAGGTTCACGCCGGCCCAGCCGTACGCCAGCTGGCGCGCGAGTTCGGCGTCGAGCTGAGCGCCGTCGGTGCCTCCGGCCCACACGGTCGCATCCTCAAGGAAGACGTGCAGGCGTACGTCAAGACAATGATGCAGAAGGCCAAGGAAGCGCCGGCCGCTGCAGCTGCTGGCGCTACCGGTGGCGCCGGCATCCCGCCGATTCCGACCGTCGACTTCAGCCGTTTTGGCGAAATCGAAGAAGTGCCAATGACCCGCCTGATGCAGGTCGGCGCCGCCAACCTGCACCGCAGCTGGCTCAACGTGCCGCACGTGACGCAGTTCGACCAGGCTGACATCACCGAGCTCGAAGCCTTCCGCGTCGCGCAAAAAGCGGTAGCCGAAAAGGCTGGCGTCAAGCTGACCGTGCTGCCGCTGCTGCTCAAGGCTTGCGCCCACCTGCTCAAGGAGCTGCCGGACTTCAACAGTTCGCTGGCACCGAGCGGCAAAGCGATCATCCGCAAGAAATACGTCAACGTCGGTTTCGCCGTAGACACCCCGGATGGCCTGCTGGTACCCGTGATCAAGAACGTCGATCAGAAGAGCCTTCTGCAACTGGCTGGCGAAGCGGCGGCCCTGGCTGAAAAAGCGCGGACCAAAAAGCTCTCTTCGGACGACATGCAAGGCGCCTGCTTCACCATCTCCAGCCTCGGGCACATTGGCGGCACCGGCTTCACGCCGATCGTCAACGCACCTGAAGTGGCGATCCTCGGCGTGTCCAAGGCCACCATCCAGCCGGTCTGGGACGGTAAAGCCTTCCAGCCGAAGCTGATGCTGCCTTTGTCGCTGTCCTACGATCACCGTGTGATCAACGGCGCCGCCGCAGCGCGATTCACCAAGCGCCTGAGCGATCTGCTGGGTGATATTCGTACGATCCTGCTGTAA
- the aceE gene encoding pyruvate dehydrogenase (acetyl-transferring), homodimeric type, protein MQDLDPVETQEWLDALESVLDKEGEDRAHYLMTRMGELATRSGSQLPYAITTPYRNTIPVTHEARMPGDLFMERRIRSLVRWNAMAMVMRTNLKDSDLGGHISSFASSATLYDIGFNYFFQAPTEEHGGDLIYYQGHTSPGVYARAFMEGRITEEQMNNFRQEVDGQGLSSYPHPWLMPDFWQFPTVSMGLGPIQAIYQARFMKYLEARGFIPEGKQKVWCFLGDGECDEPESLGAISLAGREKLDNLIFVINCNLQRLDGPVRGNGKIIQELEGVFRGAHWNVTKVIWGRFWDPLLAKDVDGILQRRMDEVIDGEYQNYKAKDGAFVREHFFNSPELKAMVADLSDDEIWKLNRGGHDPYKVYAAYHEAVNHKEQPTVILAKTIKGYGTGAGEAKNTAHNTKKVDVDSLKLFRDRFDIPVKDEQLADLPFFKPEEGSAEARYLSERRAALGGFVPQRRAQSFNIPTPPLDTLKSILDGSGDREISTTMAFVRILAQLVKDKEIGPRIVPIIPDEARTFGMEGMFRQLGIYSSVGQLYEPVDKDQVMFYKEDKKGQILEEGINEAGAMSSFIAAGTSYSSHNQPMLPFYIFYSMFGFQRIGDLAWAAGDSRTRGFLIGGTAGRTTLNGEGLQHEDGHSHILAGTIPNCRTFDPTYGYELAVIIQDGMKKMTEEQQDVFYYITVMNESYQQPAMPAGVEEGIIKGMYLLEEDTKEAAHHVQLLGSGTILREVREAAKILREQFNVGADVWSVTSFNELRRDGLAVERSNRLHPGQKPAQTYVEQCLTGRKGPVVASTDYMKLFAEQIRQWVPSKEFKVLGTDGFGRSDSRKKLRHFFEVDRHFVVLAALEALADRGEIEPKVVAEAIVKFGIDPEKRNPLDC, encoded by the coding sequence ATGCAAGACCTCGATCCCGTCGAAACCCAGGAATGGCTGGACGCCCTGGAGTCGGTTCTCGACAAAGAAGGCGAAGACCGCGCTCACTACCTGATGACCCGCATGGGCGAACTGGCAACCCGCAGTGGTTCCCAACTCCCCTATGCCATCACCACGCCGTATCGCAACACGATCCCCGTTACCCACGAAGCACGCATGCCTGGCGACCTGTTCATGGAACGCCGCATTCGCTCGTTGGTGCGCTGGAACGCGATGGCCATGGTTATGCGCACGAACCTGAAAGATTCTGACCTGGGCGGTCACATCTCGAGCTTCGCTTCCAGCGCAACCTTGTACGACATTGGCTTCAACTACTTCTTCCAGGCGCCGACCGAAGAGCACGGCGGCGACTTGATCTACTACCAGGGCCACACCTCGCCAGGCGTCTACGCCCGCGCGTTCATGGAAGGCCGGATCACCGAAGAGCAAATGAACAACTTCCGCCAGGAAGTCGACGGTCAGGGCCTGTCGTCCTATCCGCATCCTTGGCTGATGCCTGATTTCTGGCAGTTCCCGACCGTGTCCATGGGTCTGGGGCCGATCCAGGCGATCTACCAGGCACGCTTCATGAAATACCTTGAGGCCCGCGGCTTCATCCCTGAGGGCAAGCAGAAGGTCTGGTGCTTCCTGGGTGACGGCGAGTGTGACGAGCCGGAATCCCTGGGCGCCATCTCCCTGGCCGGCCGCGAGAAGCTCGACAACCTGATTTTCGTCATCAACTGCAACCTGCAGCGCCTCGACGGCCCGGTTCGCGGCAACGGCAAGATCATCCAGGAACTCGAAGGCGTGTTCCGCGGCGCTCACTGGAACGTGACCAAAGTCATCTGGGGCCGCTTCTGGGACCCGCTGCTGGCCAAGGACGTCGACGGCATCCTGCAACGTCGCATGGACGAAGTCATCGACGGCGAGTACCAGAACTACAAAGCCAAAGACGGCGCGTTCGTGCGTGAACACTTCTTCAACTCGCCAGAACTCAAGGCGATGGTTGCTGATCTGTCCGACGACGAGATCTGGAAACTCAACCGTGGCGGCCACGACCCGTACAAGGTCTATGCGGCTTACCACGAAGCGGTCAACCACAAAGAACAACCCACCGTCATCCTGGCCAAGACCATCAAAGGTTATGGCACCGGTGCCGGCGAAGCGAAAAACACCGCGCACAACACCAAGAAGGTCGATGTCGACAGCTTGAAGTTGTTCCGCGACCGTTTCGACATCCCGGTCAAGGACGAACAACTGGCCGACCTGCCATTCTTCAAACCTGAAGAAGGCAGTGCCGAGGCCCGCTACCTGAGCGAGCGCCGCGCCGCACTGGGCGGTTTCGTGCCACAGCGCCGCGCGCAGAGCTTCAATATTCCGACCCCGCCGCTCGATACCCTCAAGTCGATCCTGGATGGCTCGGGCGACCGTGAGATTTCCACCACCATGGCCTTCGTGCGGATCCTCGCCCAGCTGGTCAAGGACAAGGAAATCGGCCCGCGCATCGTCCCGATCATCCCGGACGAAGCCCGTACCTTCGGCATGGAAGGCATGTTCCGCCAGTTGGGCATCTACTCCTCGGTCGGCCAGCTCTACGAGCCCGTCGATAAAGATCAGGTGATGTTCTACAAGGAAGACAAAAAGGGCCAGATCCTCGAAGAAGGCATCAACGAAGCGGGCGCCATGAGCTCGTTCATCGCTGCCGGTACTTCGTACTCGAGCCACAACCAGCCGATGCTGCCGTTCTACATCTTCTATTCGATGTTCGGCTTCCAGCGTATCGGCGACCTGGCCTGGGCTGCCGGCGACAGCCGCACCCGCGGCTTCCTGATCGGCGGCACCGCCGGGCGCACCACGCTCAACGGTGAAGGCCTGCAACACGAAGACGGCCACAGCCACATCCTGGCGGGCACCATCCCGAACTGCCGCACCTTCGATCCAACCTACGGCTACGAGCTGGCGGTGATCATCCAGGACGGCATGAAGAAGATGACCGAAGAGCAACAGGACGTTTTCTACTACATCACCGTGATGAACGAGTCCTACCAGCAGCCCGCCATGCCGGCCGGTGTCGAGGAAGGCATCATCAAGGGCATGTACCTGCTCGAAGAAGACACCAAGGAAGCGGCCCACCACGTGCAGCTGCTGGGCTCCGGCACCATCCTGCGCGAAGTGCGTGAAGCGGCGAAGATCCTGCGCGAGCAGTTCAACGTCGGCGCCGATGTGTGGAGCGTCACCAGCTTCAACGAACTGCGTCGTGACGGCCTTGCCGTGGAGCGCAGCAACCGCCTGCACCCTGGCCAGAAGCCAGCGCAGACTTACGTCGAACAGTGCCTCACCGGTCGCAAGGGTCCCGTCGTGGCCTCTACCGACTACATGAAGCTGTTCGCCGAGCAGATCCGTCAGTGGGTTCCTTCCAAGGAATTCAAGGTTCTGGGCACCGACGGCTTCGGCCGTAGCGACAGCCGCAAGAAGCTGCGTCACTTCTTCGAAGTCGACCGCCACTTCGTCGTGCTGGCCGCGCTGGAAGCCTTGGCTGATCGGGGTGAAATCGAACCGAAGGTGGTGGCCGAGGCCATCGTCAAATTCGGTATCGACCCTGAAAAACGCAACCCACTGGACTGCTGA
- the glnE gene encoding bifunctional [glutamate--ammonia ligase]-adenylyl-L-tyrosine phosphorylase/[glutamate--ammonia-ligase] adenylyltransferase, with protein MSLPSLVEIPAILVPLISRNRQSFKDAIAAAQSPAGLDKWSVERWAEFDRVCAASDFVLEQAVREPSLLLELVDSGDLDRGFAPGELCAQLSAAVRQADSEDALGKTLRRQRSRHQVRIVWRDLTRQADLVQTCRDLSDLADACIDQAYQWLYPRHCLQFGTPMGRRSGDVQHMVILGMGKLGAVELNLSSDIDLIFAYPEGGETEGVKRALDNQEFFIRLGQRLIKALDPVTVDGFVFRVDMRLRPYGSSGALVLSFNALEQYYQDQGRDWERYAMIKARVVAGDQTAGAQLLEMLRPFVYRRYLDFSAIEALRTMKQLIQQEVRRKGMAENIKLGSGGIREVEFIAQAFQLIHGGRDLSLQQRPLLRVLATLEGQGYLPAAVVDELRDGYLFLRYTEHAIQAIADRQTQMLPEGDQDRARIAFMLGFADWTAFHERLMFWRGRVDWHFRQVIADPDEEEDHTTMVGGEWLPLWEDSQDEEAACRQLEDAGFRDAPQSLKRLTDLRGSPQLRAMQRLGRERLDAFIPRLLAQATEHAHPDLVLERVLPLVEAVARRSAYLVLLTENPDALRRLLTLCAASPWIAEQITRFPLLLDELLNASRLFNPPQALELAAELRERLTRIPEDDLEQQMEALRHFKLAHRLRVAASEITGSLPLMKVSDYLTWLAEAILEQVLALAWRQTVARHGVPMRNDGSLCEPGFVIIGYGKVGGIELGHGSDLDLVFIHDGDPQAETDGAKPIDGAQFFTRLGQRIIHLLTAQTNSGQLYEVDMRLRPSGAAGLLVSSLGAFSRYQEGEAWTWEHQALVRARVLVGAADVGAAFEQVRAHVLGRRRDEASLRQEVSEMRAKMRDNLGTRATQAGMGANAFDASASFDLKQDAGGIVDIEFMVQYAALAWSRAHPELLRYTDNIRILEGLEEAGLMPQADAVLLREAYKAYRSVAHRQALQNQTGVIAADQFGTERREVMRIWAQLGLG; from the coding sequence ATGAGCCTGCCTTCGCTGGTTGAAATCCCCGCCATTCTTGTCCCTTTGATCAGCCGTAATCGGCAGTCGTTCAAAGACGCTATCGCCGCCGCGCAATCGCCTGCAGGCCTTGATAAATGGAGCGTTGAACGCTGGGCAGAGTTCGATCGCGTGTGCGCGGCCAGCGACTTCGTCCTCGAGCAGGCGGTGCGCGAACCGAGCCTGCTGCTGGAGCTGGTCGACAGCGGCGATCTGGACCGCGGGTTCGCGCCAGGTGAGCTGTGTGCCCAGCTCAGCGCCGCCGTTCGTCAGGCCGACAGTGAAGATGCCCTCGGCAAGACCTTGCGCCGCCAACGCAGCCGTCATCAAGTGCGGATTGTCTGGCGCGACCTGACCCGCCAGGCCGATCTGGTGCAGACCTGCCGCGACCTGTCGGACCTGGCCGATGCCTGCATCGATCAAGCCTACCAGTGGCTGTACCCGCGCCATTGCCTGCAGTTCGGCACGCCGATGGGCCGGCGCAGCGGCGACGTGCAGCACATGGTGATCCTTGGCATGGGCAAGCTGGGGGCAGTGGAGCTCAACCTGTCGTCGGATATCGACCTGATCTTCGCCTATCCCGAAGGTGGCGAGACCGAAGGGGTCAAGCGTGCCCTCGACAATCAGGAATTTTTCATTCGCCTCGGTCAGCGGCTGATCAAGGCGCTCGACCCGGTCACCGTCGACGGCTTCGTGTTCCGCGTCGACATGCGCCTGCGCCCCTATGGTTCCTCGGGTGCGCTGGTGCTTAGCTTCAACGCGTTGGAGCAGTACTACCAGGATCAGGGCCGTGACTGGGAACGCTACGCCATGATCAAGGCGCGCGTGGTGGCCGGCGATCAAACAGCGGGCGCACAGTTGCTGGAGATGCTGCGCCCGTTCGTGTATCGCCGCTACCTGGACTTTTCCGCCATCGAAGCGCTGCGCACCATGAAGCAGTTGATCCAGCAGGAGGTCCGGCGCAAGGGCATGGCCGAGAACATCAAGCTCGGCTCAGGTGGCATCCGCGAGGTGGAGTTCATCGCCCAGGCGTTCCAGTTGATCCACGGCGGCCGTGACCTGAGCCTGCAGCAGCGACCATTGCTGCGTGTGCTGGCGACACTTGAAGGGCAGGGCTACCTGCCGGCCGCGGTGGTTGATGAATTGCGCGATGGGTATCTGTTTTTGCGCTACACCGAGCACGCCATCCAGGCGATCGCCGACCGCCAGACGCAGATGCTGCCCGAGGGCGATCAGGATCGCGCGCGTATCGCCTTCATGCTCGGCTTTGCCGATTGGACCGCCTTTCATGAGCGGCTGATGTTCTGGCGCGGTCGTGTGGATTGGCATTTCCGCCAAGTGATCGCCGACCCGGACGAAGAAGAGGACCACACCACGATGGTCGGCGGCGAGTGGCTGCCGTTATGGGAAGACAGTCAGGACGAAGAAGCCGCCTGTCGGCAGCTCGAAGACGCCGGCTTTCGCGATGCGCCACAGTCCTTGAAACGCCTCACCGACCTGCGTGGCAGCCCGCAACTGCGCGCCATGCAGCGCCTTGGTCGCGAGCGGCTCGATGCCTTTATTCCAAGGTTGCTGGCCCAGGCCACCGAACATGCGCACCCGGATCTGGTACTTGAACGCGTATTGCCGCTGGTCGAAGCGGTGGCGCGGCGCTCGGCCTACCTGGTGTTGCTGACCGAGAACCCCGACGCCTTGCGCCGCTTGCTGACCCTGTGCGCGGCCAGCCCGTGGATCGCCGAGCAGATCACCCGCTTCCCGCTGTTGCTCGATGAACTGCTCAATGCAAGCCGCCTGTTCAACCCGCCCCAGGCGCTGGAGCTGGCGGCCGAACTGCGCGAGCGTCTGACCCGCATCCCCGAGGATGATCTCGAGCAGCAGATGGAAGCGCTGCGCCACTTCAAGCTGGCGCACCGCCTGCGTGTTGCCGCCTCGGAGATCACCGGCAGCCTGCCCTTGATGAAGGTCAGCGATTACCTGACCTGGCTGGCCGAGGCCATCCTTGAACAGGTGCTGGCCCTGGCCTGGCGCCAGACCGTGGCCCGGCACGGTGTGCCGATGCGCAACGATGGCAGCCTGTGCGAGCCGGGCTTCGTGATCATTGGTTACGGCAAGGTGGGCGGCATCGAGCTGGGTCATGGTTCGGACCTCGACCTGGTGTTCATCCACGACGGCGATCCGCAGGCCGAAACCGACGGTGCCAAGCCTATCGATGGTGCGCAGTTCTTCACCCGCCTGGGCCAGCGCATCATTCACCTGCTGACCGCGCAGACCAACTCCGGCCAGCTCTATGAAGTCGATATGCGCCTGCGGCCCTCGGGCGCCGCCGGGTTGCTGGTGAGCTCGCTGGGCGCCTTCTCCCGCTATCAGGAGGGTGAGGCCTGGACCTGGGAGCATCAGGCCCTGGTCCGGGCGCGGGTGTTGGTGGGCGCGGCGGATGTCGGCGCCGCGTTCGAGCAGGTGCGCGCCCATGTGCTGGGGCGCCGACGCGACGAAGCGAGCCTGCGCCAGGAGGTCAGCGAGATGCGCGCGAAGATGCGCGACAATCTGGGAACCCGTGCCACCCAGGCCGGAATGGGCGCCAACGCCTTCGACGCCAGCGCCTCGTTCGACCTCAAGCAAGACGCCGGAGGTATCGTCGATATCGAATTTATGGTGCAATACGCCGCTTTGGCGTGGTCCAGGGCGCATCCTGAGCTGCTGCGCTACACCGACAACATCCGCATTCTGGAAGGGCTGGAAGAGGCCGGGCTAATGCCCCAGGCCGATGCCGTGCTGCTGCGTGAAGCCTACAAGGCCTACCGCTCGGTCGCGCACCGCCAGGCCTTGCAGAATCAGACCGGGGTCATTGCCGCAGACCAGTTCGGCACCGAGCGACGCGAGGTGATGCGTATCTGGGCGCAGCTGGGGCTCGGTTGA